CCAGACGACCGGCGTGGAGTCCGGTCCGGTTGTGGAGCAGGCCATGCCGCAGGTGCTGGACGCCATGATCGACGAAGCCGTGCTGCGCCAGGAAGCGGAACGTCTGGAAGTGAAGGTCACGGATGCGGAAGTGGACGGTGAAATCCGCCAGTTGAAAGCCCGCCGCCGTCTCACCGAGGAAGACTTCGCTCAGGGGCTGCGCCTGCAGGGGCTGACCCTGGAGCAGTTCCGGGAACGCACCCGGCAGGACATGATGCGGCAGCGCATGCTCGGTTTCATGGTCCGGCGCAAGGTCATCGTGACCCAGGAGGAAGTGGACGACTATATCGCGCGAAACGGCTCGGAACTGACCAGAGAACAGGCTCTGGACCTTCAGGTGCTGATTGTGAGCGGCGCGGAAACGGCCGCCGGTCTGCGTGCGGCCATACAGAAGGGTGAGTTGACTTTTTCCGATGCCGTGGCCCGCCATTCCGAGGGTCCGAAGGTTGCCGACGGAACGCTTGAGACCGTGAGATGGCGTGACCTGGCCGGGCCCTGGCGGGAGGCCGTGCAGGGGCTCACTGTGGGGGAAATCAGCGAACCTTTTCCCATACAGGGCAAATGGGCGGTGCTGAAGCTGCTCGACCGGAAGGAGGCCAGCCCCCGCCCGGCGGAACAGGTGGAAGAGGAAGTCCGGGAAGCCCTTCTGCGTCCCAAGATGGAAGAGCGTTTCAGGGAATACATGGCCGATTTGCGAAGCAGGGCCCTCATTGAAAAACGCCTTTGAGGCGGGCCGGATACGGAGAACCGGATATGGATCTGACGGAAATCGGAAGCAGACTGCGGGAAGGCCGCCAGAGCAAGGGGCTGACGGTGGAAGAGGCGGCGGAGAAAATCAAGATCTCCTCGTCCGTCATCATCGCTCTGGAGGAAGGCAACCGGGAAAAATTTCCCCATCCCGTGTACGCCAGAGGGTTCGTGCGCAGCTACGCATCCCTGCTGGGGTTTGATCACGCCGAACTGTGCGCGGAGTTCGCCCGCGAATATCCTGTGGAAGAAGACCACGAACCGCCTTCTTCCGGCACGGGCATCAGCGTGCGCGCGTATGATTCCGGCCGTACGGAAAATCTGCTCCGCTTCGTGGCCGTACTGGTGATCCTGGGCCTTGGCGTGGGCGGATGGATACTGTTCGACGAGTATCGCAGCCGCACGCCGCTTGGTGCGCAGAACGCTGTGACGGAAGCTCCGCCCGTCTCTTCCGCTCCGGTCCGGCGGGAACAGCCCGATGCCGTCTCGCACCAGATGACCCAGATGCAGGAAGTGACGGAAGGTCTGGCCGCCAATCAGACGACCAATACCAGCGTTGAAGCTGAAACCGTCATGCCTGTGGTCGAATCCGGGGAGACCGGGGTCAATGCCACCCAGCCCGCGGCGGCGGAGCGGGTGCTGGTGGTCCGGGCCAATGCCGACAGCTGGCTGCAGGCCCTGCCTGACGGCAGAGTGGTAGATTATCTGCTGCGCAAGGGTGAATCGACATCCATCGCCTTTTCCAGGACCCTGAGCGTCAAATTCGGCAACGCGGGCGGCGTGGCTCTGGAGCTCGACGGGCAGCCCTACCCCTTCCAGGCCGCCGTCGGCGAGGTGAAAACCCTGGTTGTGCAGTAGGCGGCGATGGAATTTTCCGAACAGGTGATGGTGCTGCGGGTGGGCACATTTCGGGAGGCGGACTGCTGGGTCCGCTTTTTTTCGCCCACACACGGCCTGCTGACGGGCTTCGCCTTCGGCGGCCGCCGCAGCCGCAGACGGTTCTGCGGCTGCCTGAGCCCTCTTTCCCTGGTGCATTTCCGGGTCAGCCGGGGCAGGCGGGAATATCATTGCCTGGAGGAAGGTGCGCTGGTCAACGCCTTTCCGGACCTCAAACGGGATCTGAACAGGCTGGGCATGGCCAGCAACTGCGTGCGTTTTTTCGAATCCCTGTCCTTTGCCCCGGACAGTATGGAGTCCGCCCACGCCCTGTTGCTGGAGACCCTCGAAACCCTGGACCGCAGCGTGCCGGATTCCTGTTTCCTGCCCATCCTTTTCCGTGCGAAAATGACCTTCACCCAAGGGTATCAGCCGGATCTCTCATCCTGCCGGGGGTGCGGGCGGCCTCTTGCGGACAGCGGCCGCGCGGCGTTTGCCGTTCAGGAAGGCGGTCTGTACTGTCCGCGTTGCCCGTCCGGAGCGGGACATAAAATTTCCACCTCCCGGGAGACTCTGGCGCTTCTGAACCGGCTGAGTGTGACCGGCCCCCGGGAATGGGCGGACTGGGCGCCCTCGCCTCAGGTGCGGGAGGAATGCGTCCGCCTGGTGGACGCCTTTGTGCAATGCCATCTTGGCCTGACCTGCGACGGAAACCGCTTTCTGCGGGTCTGAGGCCGGAGATACAAGGAGCCGTACATGAATTTTCAGGATGTCATTTCCAACCTGCAGCGCTTCTGGGCCGGACAGGGCTGCGTGCTGCAATTTCCCTACGACATGGAAGTGGGAGCGGGGACTTTCAATCCGTCCACCTTTCTGCGGGTGCTCGGCCCGGAGCCGTGGCGGGTGGCCTATCCCGAATCCTCACGCCGCCCGACGGACGGACGCTACGGCGAAAATCCCAACCGCCTGCAGCATTATTTCCAGTTTCAGGTCATCCTGAAGCCCTCTCCGGCCAATGTGCTGGAACTCTATCTGGACAGTCTGGGCGTGCTGGGCATCGACAAGCACGTGCACGACATCCGCTTCGTGGAGGACGACTGGGAAAGTCCGACTCTCGGCGCCTGGGGACTGGGTTGGGAAGTATGGCTGAACGGCATGGAGGTGACGCAGTTCACCTACTTTCAGCAGGTGGGCGGTATCAATCTGGAGCCCGTCAGCTGTGAGATCACTTACGGGGTGGAGCGGCTTTGCATGTACCTTCAGGAGAAGGAATCGGTGTACGACCTGGCCTGGAACGATCATGTCACCTACGGCGACGTGTATCATCAGGCCGAGGTGGAACAGTCCCGCTACAATTTCGACCATTCGGACGCGGAAATGCTTCTGTCCCTGTTCGGGGCTTACGAGGAGGAGGCCCGCAAGCTGTGCGCCGCCGGTTTGCCCTGGCCCGCATACGATTTCTGTCTGAAATGCTCGCACACGTTCAATCTGCTGGACGCGCGCGGAGCTATCTCCATCACCGAACGGGCCAAATACATCGCCCGTGTGCGCGCTCTGGCCTCGGCCGTGGCCCGGCTGTACGTGGAACAGCGCGAGGCCATGCATCATCCGCTGTGCAAGTGACATGGAAGAAACGAATATGAATCATTTTATTCTTGAAGTAGGCGTGGAGGAGATGCCAGCCCGGTTTCTGGACAGTCTGAACCGGGAGCTGGAAGAAAAATTTGCGGATTTTCTCGGCGAGGCCGGGTTGGATTTCGGCCGGGTTTGCGCCGCGTCCACTCCCAGACGGCTGGCGGTGGACATCACCGGGTTGGCCGGGACGCAAAGAACGGAGGAAGTGGTGGTGTCCGGACCGCCGGCACGCATCGCCCTTGACGCCGAAGGTCGGCCCACCAAGGCCGGACTGGGGTTCGCCAGGTCGCAGGATGTGGATTTCTCCCAAGTCTATGTGGAGGAGACGGACAAGGGCGCCTATCTGGCCGTGAGAAAGACCGTGGGCGGCCGGGCCGCGGCGGATATTCTGGCCGAAGCCTGCGTGCGGATACTGCCGTCTCTTTCGTTTCCCAAAAAAATGCAGTGGATGGGCAGGGAATGCACCTTCGGAAGACCGGTGCGCTGGCTGCTGGCCCTGCTGGACGACGCGGTGGTGCCCTTTTCCTTCGCTGGTCTTGACAGTTCCCGCGAAACTCGTGGGCACCGGGTCATGGGACCGGGTCCGCTCACCGTGCCCCACGCCGATGTTTATGAATCCGTTCTGTCCGGTCAGGGTCATGTGACGCTGCGGGCCGGGGACCGCAAGGAAGCCATCCGCGCCGGCGGCGACCGTCTGGCCCATGAAGCGGGCGGCACGGTCATCTGGTCCGAAGCCCTGCTGGACCAGGTGGCGGGGCTGGTGGAGTCGCCGCAGCCCATCCTCGGGGGATTCCACGAAAAGTTTCTGGAGCTGCCGGAAGAGGTGCTGCTGACCAGCATGGAAACGCACCAGAAAAGTTTCGGCCTGCGCGGCGGAAACGGAAAGCTGCTGCCTTATTTCCTGACGGCGGCCAATATCGAATCCCGCCAGCCGGAGCTGGTGCGCAGGGGCTGGGAGCGGGTGCTGCGGGCCAGACTGGAGGACGCCCGGTTTTTCTGGGAAGCTGACTGCGCGGCGACCTTCGACGGCTGGCTGGAAAAATTGGATCGGGTCATTTTTATCGGTCCGCTCGGAACCATGGGCGACAAGACCCGGAGGCTGGAGAAACTGGCCGCCTTCATCGCAGCCGAAACGGCTCCGGAACTGAAGGCGGATATGGCCCGGGCCGGGCGGTTGTCCAAGGCCGATCTGGTTTCGGAAATGGTCTATGAGTTCGATGACCTGCAGGGAAAGATGGGCGGTATTTACGCGCGCCGCCAGGGCGAGAGCCGGGCCGTGGCCGATGCCCTGTACGAA
Above is a window of Desulfomicrobium orale DSM 12838 DNA encoding:
- the glyQ gene encoding glycine--tRNA ligase subunit alpha — encoded protein: MNFQDVISNLQRFWAGQGCVLQFPYDMEVGAGTFNPSTFLRVLGPEPWRVAYPESSRRPTDGRYGENPNRLQHYFQFQVILKPSPANVLELYLDSLGVLGIDKHVHDIRFVEDDWESPTLGAWGLGWEVWLNGMEVTQFTYFQQVGGINLEPVSCEITYGVERLCMYLQEKESVYDLAWNDHVTYGDVYHQAEVEQSRYNFDHSDAEMLLSLFGAYEEEARKLCAAGLPWPAYDFCLKCSHTFNLLDARGAISITERAKYIARVRALASAVARLYVEQREAMHHPLCK
- the recO gene encoding DNA repair protein RecO, coding for MEFSEQVMVLRVGTFREADCWVRFFSPTHGLLTGFAFGGRRSRRRFCGCLSPLSLVHFRVSRGRREYHCLEEGALVNAFPDLKRDLNRLGMASNCVRFFESLSFAPDSMESAHALLLETLETLDRSVPDSCFLPILFRAKMTFTQGYQPDLSSCRGCGRPLADSGRAAFAVQEGGLYCPRCPSGAGHKISTSRETLALLNRLSVTGPREWADWAPSPQVREECVRLVDAFVQCHLGLTCDGNRFLRV
- a CDS encoding helix-turn-helix domain-containing protein, encoding MDLTEIGSRLREGRQSKGLTVEEAAEKIKISSSVIIALEEGNREKFPHPVYARGFVRSYASLLGFDHAELCAEFAREYPVEEDHEPPSSGTGISVRAYDSGRTENLLRFVAVLVILGLGVGGWILFDEYRSRTPLGAQNAVTEAPPVSSAPVRREQPDAVSHQMTQMQEVTEGLAANQTTNTSVEAETVMPVVESGETGVNATQPAAAERVLVVRANADSWLQALPDGRVVDYLLRKGESTSIAFSRTLSVKFGNAGGVALELDGQPYPFQAAVGEVKTLVVQ
- a CDS encoding SurA N-terminal domain-containing protein, yielding MRKYIFFCCAAFFWLAGTGHAMQVVDRIVAVVNGEIVTYQDLLRQTRQTTGVESGPVVEQAMPQVLDAMIDEAVLRQEAERLEVKVTDAEVDGEIRQLKARRRLTEEDFAQGLRLQGLTLEQFRERTRQDMMRQRMLGFMVRRKVIVTQEEVDDYIARNGSELTREQALDLQVLIVSGAETAAGLRAAIQKGELTFSDAVARHSEGPKVADGTLETVRWRDLAGPWREAVQGLTVGEISEPFPIQGKWAVLKLLDRKEASPRPAEQVEEEVREALLRPKMEERFREYMADLRSRALIEKRL
- the glyS gene encoding glycine--tRNA ligase subunit beta yields the protein MNHFILEVGVEEMPARFLDSLNRELEEKFADFLGEAGLDFGRVCAASTPRRLAVDITGLAGTQRTEEVVVSGPPARIALDAEGRPTKAGLGFARSQDVDFSQVYVEETDKGAYLAVRKTVGGRAAADILAEACVRILPSLSFPKKMQWMGRECTFGRPVRWLLALLDDAVVPFSFAGLDSSRETRGHRVMGPGPLTVPHADVYESVLSGQGHVTLRAGDRKEAIRAGGDRLAHEAGGTVIWSEALLDQVAGLVESPQPILGGFHEKFLELPEEVLLTSMETHQKSFGLRGGNGKLLPYFLTAANIESRQPELVRRGWERVLRARLEDARFFWEADCAATFDGWLEKLDRVIFIGPLGTMGDKTRRLEKLAAFIAAETAPELKADMARAGRLSKADLVSEMVYEFDDLQGKMGGIYARRQGESRAVADALYEQYLPAGQDSPVPATMGGAILSLADKLDNLAGCFGLEMIPTGAADPYALRRNALGVCRIVLEFGLKLDLRALLRQAQAGYTGVDWKLVPAEALDRLMDFFGQRLKAFWSAQGVETLVLDAAMAPGFDDISDTRQRVQALAEFSRAEDFEALALTLKRASNIIRKQGDQPLTGKVDASLLENAAERLLLETVEKVEPLWAGLAAGRDYPAMLGQLRVLRPVVDGFFDGVMVMAEDEALRANRLNLLFRVTDMVGRVADFGRLQV